The following are encoded in a window of Pirellulaceae bacterium genomic DNA:
- a CDS encoding alkaline phosphatase D family protein, which translates to MTKSPISRCGLSLICCLLTIPCLAQEITHGPILGRPASDSMSIWARTSKPASLQVRYGTSSDELDQISKRQPTKIEDDCTGVVTLKNLAPNTDYFYEIFAPDHDSSQRGSFRTFPDAKKRIDPQHNPKGLFNFSFEFACGNNQQPESGAGPSLPTYDTLNRQVKDKVDFAILNGDWLYEEQRDYPVNQWKTQTQQSPLPKIVEQAPSITGVWQNYKQYLDRAPNLAEWHRHVPSFFTYDDHEALNDIYGTGTAGFRDRRAVFRDIAVRAWFDYLAWSNPLRHKQPAYFGSATLTKDQDVLYDGAAKFQEMPLNQLANLHVHWGGQLAGVLDPEPDSSSADPNHGVYEIVEVIDQHRLRIQPAAVATGKSSYSIGRRTYGQFRIANCDFFFLDTRSHRDLHDVTRPNRPDVSMLGRQQMDWLIRAMGQSDADFQFVISSVNFMVPHVGAGGGDDLNLATAKDDAWTVFLHDREKLINFWDQLDAPVFVLTGDLHNSFAIKITDNVWEFASGPHNSVNHRPIEDEGGRPANGEFQYGPRKCDIRWSSYVLSDIPRKHRLFPHYCIVQVKNVFNNPPQQDGTRWVAFPRPFVIFQYFDGKTGALKYSETIHTRKEQ; encoded by the coding sequence ATGACAAAGAGCCCTATTTCGCGCTGCGGACTCTCGCTAATTTGCTGTTTACTGACGATTCCCTGCCTCGCTCAAGAGATCACTCACGGCCCCATCCTCGGACGACCCGCTAGCGATTCAATGAGCATTTGGGCTCGGACATCGAAACCCGCATCGCTCCAAGTTCGCTACGGGACTTCCTCCGACGAGTTAGATCAAATATCCAAACGGCAACCCACCAAGATCGAGGACGATTGCACCGGTGTCGTGACACTGAAAAACCTGGCACCCAATACCGATTATTTCTACGAAATCTTTGCTCCGGACCATGACTCGTCACAACGAGGATCTTTCCGGACCTTTCCGGATGCAAAAAAACGAATTGATCCACAACATAACCCCAAAGGGTTGTTCAATTTTTCCTTCGAATTCGCCTGCGGTAACAATCAGCAACCCGAATCGGGTGCCGGGCCAAGTTTACCAACCTACGACACACTTAACCGACAAGTAAAAGACAAGGTTGACTTTGCAATTCTCAATGGCGATTGGCTCTACGAAGAGCAACGGGACTACCCAGTCAACCAATGGAAAACACAAACTCAACAGAGCCCACTCCCAAAAATCGTTGAGCAAGCGCCCAGCATCACCGGGGTTTGGCAGAACTACAAACAATATCTTGATCGGGCACCGAACTTGGCCGAATGGCATCGTCACGTTCCGTCTTTCTTTACCTATGATGATCACGAAGCATTGAATGATATTTATGGCACAGGGACCGCGGGGTTCCGTGACCGCCGCGCCGTTTTTCGTGACATCGCCGTGCGGGCTTGGTTTGACTACCTGGCCTGGTCCAATCCGTTGCGTCACAAACAGCCAGCCTATTTTGGCAGTGCCACGCTCACGAAAGACCAGGATGTGCTTTATGATGGCGCCGCGAAATTCCAAGAGATGCCCTTAAATCAGCTGGCAAATCTACACGTCCACTGGGGCGGGCAGTTGGCAGGTGTATTGGATCCTGAGCCGGATTCGTCGTCTGCTGACCCCAATCATGGTGTCTACGAAATCGTTGAGGTGATCGATCAACATCGTTTGCGAATTCAACCGGCAGCCGTTGCAACCGGCAAATCAAGTTATTCCATTGGCCGACGCACGTATGGACAATTTCGAATCGCAAACTGTGATTTTTTCTTTCTCGATACGCGATCCCATCGGGATCTCCACGATGTCACACGACCGAACCGCCCAGATGTTTCCATGCTTGGTCGGCAACAGATGGATTGGCTCATCCGAGCGATGGGTCAAAGCGACGCTGACTTTCAATTCGTTATTTCATCCGTCAATTTCATGGTTCCGCATGTGGGAGCGGGCGGGGGTGACGATTTAAATCTTGCAACAGCCAAAGATGATGCTTGGACAGTTTTTTTACACGACCGAGAAAAACTAATTAACTTCTGGGATCAACTCGACGCGCCCGTGTTCGTTCTGACGGGCGATCTGCACAATAGCTTTGCGATCAAGATTACCGACAACGTTTGGGAATTTGCCTCCGGTCCTCACAACTCCGTGAATCACCGGCCAATCGAAGACGAAGGGGGGCGACCGGCGAACGGTGAATTCCAGTACGGACCGCGAAAATGCGACATTCGCTGGTCAAGTTATGTGTTAAGCGACATTCCCCGCAAGCACCGGCTCTTTCCCCATTATTGCATCGTGCAAGTTAAAAATGTTTTCAACAACCCTCCCCAACAGGACGGGACTCGTTGGGTCGCGTTTCCCCGGCCCTTCGTGATTTTCCAATACTTCGACGGCAAAACGGGCGCGCTGAAATACTCCGAAACGATTCATACACGTAAGGAGCAATAA
- a CDS encoding sulfatase, which translates to MTRQFTGFFIVCWLCSNSWADMPTGSIDRPNFVLIIADDMAWDDCGAFGNPIVKTPRLDSFAREGICFDRAFLTISSCSPSRASLLTGRYPHNTDADELHWPLPKEQSTFVEQLKQAGYWTAAAGKWHLGNQVRDRFDLIHEVDTSGFQLPSGTSGASGTFQESAVGEAKSGCTDWLRLLELRPKDRPFFLWLAAVDPHRPYDKQISDSPHEPATVRLPPYHPDTDKVRADYARYYNEIARLDQYIGGVLDELERQQLSRNTVVIFLSDNGRPFPRDKTTLYDSGIRTPLMIRWPVKISAGSRCEQLVSSVDIGPTILHLAGLPPDPKMDGRNFQNLLTQPDQSIRDYVFAEKNWHDFEDHSRAARSKQFKYIHNVYNDLPNTPPADAVRSPTYVEMKRLATIGQLAHNQQQCFVKPRPSEELYDLKSDPFELNNLSGSAKYQEELRIHRTALAEWKQRTNDQIPKMRTADEFDRVTGTPTAARRRPRWSKKRMVQAGLTAP; encoded by the coding sequence TTGACTCGACAATTTACCGGTTTCTTCATCGTCTGCTGGCTTTGTTCAAACTCTTGGGCAGATATGCCCACAGGTTCGATCGATCGTCCGAACTTCGTCTTGATCATCGCCGATGACATGGCTTGGGATGACTGCGGAGCATTTGGTAATCCCATCGTCAAGACACCACGACTGGATAGTTTCGCCCGGGAGGGAATTTGTTTCGATCGCGCTTTCTTAACAATCAGTTCTTGCAGTCCAAGTCGAGCAAGCTTGCTAACCGGTCGCTACCCCCATAACACGGATGCCGACGAACTACATTGGCCTTTGCCAAAAGAACAGTCAACCTTCGTAGAACAACTCAAGCAGGCGGGCTATTGGACCGCAGCGGCCGGAAAATGGCACCTGGGCAATCAGGTCCGAGATCGGTTTGATTTGATCCACGAAGTAGACACCTCAGGCTTCCAATTACCAAGCGGCACATCAGGAGCATCGGGCACTTTCCAGGAAAGCGCAGTGGGTGAAGCAAAGAGCGGATGTACGGACTGGCTTCGTCTTCTAGAACTCCGCCCCAAGGACCGACCTTTTTTCCTCTGGTTGGCTGCTGTCGATCCTCATCGACCTTATGACAAGCAGATTTCTGATTCTCCGCACGAACCGGCCACCGTGCGTTTGCCGCCCTACCATCCAGATACCGACAAAGTCAGAGCCGATTATGCTCGCTATTACAACGAAATCGCTCGCCTCGATCAATATATTGGAGGAGTGCTCGACGAACTGGAACGACAGCAGTTGAGTCGTAACACGGTTGTAATTTTCCTGAGTGACAACGGACGTCCGTTTCCACGTGACAAGACCACTTTATACGACAGCGGTATTCGCACTCCGCTCATGATCCGCTGGCCGGTTAAGATCTCAGCCGGCTCGCGTTGCGAACAATTGGTCAGCTCTGTCGACATCGGACCTACAATACTTCACCTCGCGGGTCTACCACCAGACCCGAAGATGGATGGTCGCAATTTCCAGAACTTGCTCACTCAACCAGACCAATCGATTCGCGATTATGTGTTCGCCGAAAAAAATTGGCACGACTTCGAAGATCACTCCCGAGCAGCTCGCTCAAAACAATTCAAATACATTCACAATGTCTACAACGATCTGCCCAATACGCCCCCCGCAGACGCAGTTCGCAGTCCGACCTACGTCGAGATGAAACGATTGGCAACCATCGGGCAACTGGCCCACAATCAACAACAATGCTTCGTCAAACCAAGACCGTCAGAAGAACTTTACGATCTTAAGTCAGATCCGTTTGAACTTAACAATCTGTCCGGATCCGCCAAATATCAAGAAGAATTAAGAATTCACCGCACGGCG